The DNA segment AATTCCCCAACCCCGCGTTCTTTCTCCTCGCGCGTCTTTCCGTTATCATGTCCCCCTTACGGACAACCAACAGATTGAAGGAGCACGATAGTGGCTACGCGATTCGCTTTCGTAGGTTTCCGTCACGGGCACATCTTCGACCTCCTCAAGCGCGTTCAGGACGACCCCCGCTGCGAGCTGGTCGCCGCCTGCGAGGAGAACCCCGCGACCCGGGCCGAGCTCGAGCCGTCGGGCAAGGTCAAGATCACCCACGAGCGCTGCGACCGGATGCTGGCTGAGGTCCAATGCGACGCCATTGCCGTCGGCGATGCCTACGGCCTGCGCGGCGACCGCGCCATCCAAGCCCTCCAGGCCGGCAAGCACGTGATCTCCGACAAGCCCATCTGCACCAGCCTCGAGCAGCTCAAGCGGATCGCCCAACTCGCGGCAAAGTCCAAACTGTGCGTCGGCTGTCAGCTCGATCTGCGCGACAACGGGCCGCTTCGCACCGCCAGACGCCTGATCCAGGCCGGCGAGATCGGCGAGGTCCAGACCGTCGATTTCAGCGGGCAGCATCCGCTGAACCTCGGCGTCCGGCCGCAATGGTACTTCGAGCCCGGCATGCACGGCGGGACCATCAATGACCTGGCCATCCACGGCATCGACGTCGTTTCCTGGATCGCCGGCCGCACGTTCGCCGAGGTCGTCGCCGCACGGGCCTGGAATGCCAAGACCCCGCAGTTTCCCCATTTCCAGGATGCCGCCCAGGCCATGCTCCGCCTCGACAACGACGGCGGCGTGCTCTTCGATGTCTCGTACCTCTCGCCCGACGGCCTCTACGGGCTGCCGTATTACTGGCGGTTCCTCATCCACGGGACCAGGGGCGTGATCGAAACCGTCATCGGGTCGGACAAGCTCATGCTCGTCCATCACGGCGAGAAGTCCCCGACGTACGTGAACGCCGATCCCGGCCGGCCCGGCGGCTACCTCCAGTCATTCCTCGATGAGATCGCCGGACACCCCGAAGATGCCGAACTGACCACGCCGGAGGTCATCGCCACCCAAGCGGTCGTCCTGACCGCCCAGCAGGCCGCCGACCAGGGCAAAACCAACGTTCCCTGCACGGGCGTCTGACGTCGGCCCTTCGGGCTATGCGCGGACTCGCTTGGGGTCCTGTTACTTCGGGCGGACCGTCAACTCGTGCCGACCGGCAGGCAGGTCAAACCGCAGTTCGCGCCAACCGTCCCAGACGCCTTTCTTGCGGACCTCGACCGGCTGGCCGTCGGCTGTGATCTCGGCGTCCTCAGCCCGCACCAACATGTGCAGCGTGGTCGGCTCGTCCGCCGTCAGGCGCACGTTCGCCGATCCCCCGGCCCGGTCCCACCGCGCCGACTCGACGTACGCGGGCGACCAGTCGATCAGCCGCACCGGGCAATCCCACGACAGGAGACTTGCCACCGCGTGGGTGTTGCGGAGCATGTAGCCCTCGTGCCAGAGCCGCAGCAGGTCGAACGCGGACGCCCGCAGCGCGTCGTCCTCCAGGTACGCCCGGAACATCACGTGCGGAATCACGTTGCCGTCGTTGTGAGTCTTGAGGCCTTCATTCGGGCACATCGCCATGAACCGCTTTTCCCAATCCACCGCCGCCGGGCGGTTCCAGTGCGCGATCAGGTCCAGGAACTCCGGATGGGCGCTCTGC comes from the Phycisphaerae bacterium genome and includes:
- a CDS encoding Gfo/Idh/MocA family oxidoreductase — its product is MATRFAFVGFRHGHIFDLLKRVQDDPRCELVAACEENPATRAELEPSGKVKITHERCDRMLAEVQCDAIAVGDAYGLRGDRAIQALQAGKHVISDKPICTSLEQLKRIAQLAAKSKLCVGCQLDLRDNGPLRTARRLIQAGEIGEVQTVDFSGQHPLNLGVRPQWYFEPGMHGGTINDLAIHGIDVVSWIAGRTFAEVVAARAWNAKTPQFPHFQDAAQAMLRLDNDGGVLFDVSYLSPDGLYGLPYYWRFLIHGTRGVIETVIGSDKLMLVHHGEKSPTYVNADPGRPGGYLQSFLDEIAGHPEDAELTTPEVIATQAVVLTAQQAADQGKTNVPCTGV